A genomic stretch from Nitrospirota bacterium includes:
- a CDS encoding Stp1/IreP family PP2C-type Ser/Thr phosphatase, with protein sequence MEIRVSGNTHTGMVRDNNEDAYGIFPDLSLYIVADGLGGHAGGEVASRLAVEIIRLETAGEHTVADSQEKIQHAIQTANIFIRQKAEDDSTLHGMGTTVVVASIKDDKAVVAHVGDSRAYLIRNNAITQITKDHTVVEEYIRIGLLTPKDALYHPSRRTLSRAVGTEGVAYADFESVRLQTGDVLLLCTDGLTNMLHDKEILSTIDGLTPDAENISNRLIELANNNGGIDNITVITACIL encoded by the coding sequence GTGGAAATCAGGGTATCAGGAAATACGCACACAGGCATGGTCAGGGATAACAATGAAGATGCTTATGGGATCTTTCCGGACTTGTCTTTGTATATCGTTGCTGATGGATTAGGCGGGCACGCCGGTGGTGAGGTTGCAAGCAGGCTCGCTGTGGAAATAATAAGATTGGAGACAGCAGGCGAACACACGGTTGCTGATTCACAGGAGAAAATTCAACATGCCATACAGACTGCAAATATATTCATACGGCAGAAGGCAGAAGATGATTCCACTCTTCATGGCATGGGAACAACAGTTGTAGTTGCATCAATCAAAGATGATAAAGCAGTGGTAGCCCATGTCGGTGACAGCAGGGCATATCTGATACGCAACAATGCAATCACACAAATAACGAAGGACCATACTGTAGTGGAGGAATACATACGGATTGGACTATTAACGCCAAAGGATGCGCTGTATCACCCTTCGAGACGCACTCTGTCACGGGCAGTAGGAACCGAAGGTGTCGCATATGCAGATTTTGAGAGTGTCAGACTGCAAACCGGAGATGTATTGCTGCTCTGCACAGACGGCCTGACAAACATGCTGCATGACAAAGAAATCCTGAGCACCATAGACGGACTGACACCTGACGCAGAGAATATATCAAACAGACTCATTGAGCTTGCCAATAACAATGGTGGGATAGATAACATAACAGTTATAACTGCATGCATACTGTAG
- a CDS encoding helix-turn-helix transcriptional regulator has product MDNVIQFVGNRIRNVRNKTGLTQFELAERAGLNLSWLGQIERGQRTPTIITLSKICGALNITLAELFRESQKQAFQKGDLIIRELRTLLRDQSEEDKQFIIEVVRRICKKPEQPIKKTKRI; this is encoded by the coding sequence ATGGATAACGTCATACAATTTGTGGGTAATAGAATCAGAAATGTCAGAAATAAAACTGGACTAACTCAATTTGAATTAGCAGAGAGAGCAGGATTAAACCTCAGTTGGCTTGGGCAGATTGAACGAGGCCAGAGAACCCCAACGATTATTACACTTTCTAAAATTTGTGGGGCATTGAACATTACCCTCGCTGAATTATTCAGAGAATCCCAAAAGCAGGCATTTCAAAAAGGTGATCTAATTATAAGAGAACTGAGAACACTGTTGAGAGACCAAAGCGAGGAGGACAAGCAGTTTATTATTGAAGTGGTCAGACGGATTTGTAAGAAGCCTGAGCAACCTATCAAAAAAACGAAACGTATTTGA
- a CDS encoding DUF1566 domain-containing protein, with product MNKKMIKRIIPFSIALALIIGVTVSAHATLTPNYELIYDTDLNIYWLQNANLAASNTFGVSGIYSDGRMTWDTAQTWIAAMNTANYLGFSDWRLPTTLQPDPSCNTAYSAYNCTGSEMGHLFYTELGNKGYVAADDTIPQPGWGLTNTGPFFSIQPYNYYWSGTESSDWPNAAWVFGFSDGGQGAYHKTNIASAWAVRDGDSHPVPEPATLFLLGSGMAGMIVWRKKLGRQQG from the coding sequence ATGAATAAGAAAATGATTAAGAGGATAATTCCTTTCTCGATTGCTCTGGCGTTGATTATTGGGGTTACGGTCTCAGCCCATGCGACACTTACTCCCAATTATGAGCTGATCTACGATACAGACCTCAATATCTACTGGCTACAGAACGCCAATCTGGCAGCAAGCAACACGTTTGGAGTGTCCGGCATTTACTCCGACGGCCGTATGACGTGGGATACGGCGCAGACATGGATTGCGGCAATGAACACGGCAAACTACCTGGGATTTAGTGACTGGCGGCTTCCAACCACACTCCAGCCTGATCCCAGTTGTAATACTGCATATTCTGCTTATAACTGCACAGGGAGTGAGATGGGCCATCTGTTCTATACAGAACTTGGGAATAAGGGTTATGTAGCTGCTGATGATACAATTCCTCAACCCGGCTGGGGCCTTACTAATACTGGCCCCTTTTTTTCCATACAGCCCTACAACTACTACTGGTCCGGTACGGAGTCTTCTGACTGGCCGAACGCCGCGTGGGTCTTCGGCTTTAGCGATGGTGGCCAGGGCGCTTACCATAAGACCAATATCGCTTCTGCCTGGGCTGTGCGTGACGGTGATTCTCATCCGGTCCCGGAACCTGCAACATTATTCCTTCTGGGCTCCGGTATGGCAGGAATGATTGTTTGGAGAAAGAAGCTGGGAAGGCAACAAGGCTGA
- a CDS encoding AAA family ATPase: MRIIAVANQKGGCGKTTTAINLSACLAKRDRRVLLIDMDPQGHSTLGYNIKTEEIGLSVYHVLREGLLLDDVILKTNVQNVSLAPANVVLFTIEQDIAFFSEKESRLQNALSKLKKKFDYVIIDCPPNLGLLSINALRAAGEVIIPLDVSFFSLHGLSRLLETIAMLRRHTGHHLETFILPTMFDRRSRFAREILDEVKNHFNGIIFSTPVRHCSKLRESASFGVPVCEYAPNSIGHWDYAGMADEVLMQEDPAMMHEAPVAVMESSINLISDKVERAVPGNNGIVFVYKDPKAADVKIAGDFNNWIPDKGVITSREKDGTWKKVINVPPGAYQYKFCIDGDWKEDPGNPNVVSNRYGSYNSLVVID, encoded by the coding sequence ATGAGGATTATTGCAGTTGCTAACCAGAAAGGCGGCTGTGGAAAGACTACCACAGCAATTAATCTCTCGGCATGTCTGGCAAAAAGGGACAGAAGGGTGCTGCTCATTGATATGGACCCTCAGGGCCATTCAACACTGGGTTACAACATAAAAACTGAAGAAATCGGCCTCTCTGTATACCATGTGCTGAGAGAAGGGTTGCTGCTTGACGATGTTATCTTAAAAACAAATGTACAGAATGTAAGTCTTGCCCCGGCGAACGTCGTCCTTTTTACCATCGAACAGGATATAGCCTTTTTCTCTGAGAAGGAGAGCAGGCTGCAAAATGCACTGAGTAAACTAAAAAAGAAATTTGATTATGTCATTATTGACTGTCCTCCGAACCTGGGTCTGTTAAGTATTAATGCCCTTAGGGCTGCCGGTGAGGTTATCATACCTCTTGATGTCAGTTTCTTTTCCCTTCACGGACTCAGCAGGCTGCTGGAGACAATCGCAATGCTTAGAAGACATACAGGACATCATTTAGAGACATTTATCCTGCCGACCATGTTTGACAGGAGGAGCCGTTTTGCCAGGGAAATACTCGATGAGGTAAAGAATCATTTCAATGGAATTATTTTCTCTACACCTGTGCGGCACTGTTCCAAACTCCGTGAATCGGCAAGCTTTGGTGTCCCGGTTTGTGAATATGCCCCTAACTCAATCGGTCACTGGGATTATGCGGGTATGGCTGATGAGGTACTGATGCAGGAAGATCCGGCCATGATGCATGAAGCGCCTGTGGCGGTTATGGAGTCTTCGATTAATTTGATTTCTGATAAGGTTGAAAGGGCGGTCCCTGGGAATAATGGCATTGTCTTTGTGTATAAAGACCCGAAAGCGGCGGATGTCAAAATTGCCGGTGATTTTAATAATTGGATTCCTGATAAAGGGGTAATCACATCCCGTGAGAAAGACGGTACATGGAAAAAAGTTATTAATGTCCCTCCCGGAGCTTATCAGTACAAGTTCTGCATTGACGGAGACTGGAAGGAGGACCCAGGCAACCCCAATGTAGTCTCAAACAGATACGGCTCGTATAATTCCTTAGTAGTGATAGACTAA
- a CDS encoding MerR family transcriptional regulator, with translation MEQHKTPSNNESLFSASQICTIAGISRRQLQYWDKSGLVNPSHRTEGGHGRYTFSDLISIRAAKKLIDAGISVQRIRRSIGQLKRILPTIKRPLSELTLVATGDVILVFYEDTAFEAISGQEWILDIADVQREVDKWRKKRNVIGRFRKVKAVNERQ, from the coding sequence GTGGAACAGCACAAAACACCCTCAAATAATGAGAGTTTGTTTTCTGCCAGCCAGATATGCACCATTGCGGGCATCAGCAGGCGGCAATTGCAGTACTGGGATAAGTCCGGTCTCGTTAATCCGTCTCACAGAACTGAAGGTGGCCACGGCAGGTATACCTTCAGTGACCTCATATCCATCAGGGCCGCGAAGAAATTAATAGACGCAGGCATATCTGTTCAGAGAATACGCAGAAGCATAGGACAGCTCAAACGTATACTTCCGACCATAAAGAGGCCGCTCTCGGAGCTTACCCTTGTTGCTACAGGGGATGTGATATTAGTGTTTTATGAAGATACTGCATTTGAGGCAATCTCAGGTCAGGAGTGGATACTCGATATTGCAGACGTACAGCGTGAAGTGGATAAATGGCGGAAGAAGAGAAATGTCATTGGAAGGTTCAGAAAGGTTAAAGCTGTAAATGAAAGGCAGTGA
- a CDS encoding 2-oxoacid:acceptor oxidoreductase family protein produces the protein MGYRYELRFSGSGGQGMILAGIIMAEAAAIYDGKQAVQSQSYGPESRGGASRSEVIISNEEIDYPKATSIDAMLALTQEACNKYHKDIKDGGILLVDSDEVKNVPKGNYKVYSFPIIATATNVLGKGIVANIISLGIMTELTKIISAESMEKAVLARVPAAFTELNRKAIQLGFEKGAVLKPV, from the coding sequence ATGGGATACAGATATGAATTGAGATTCAGCGGTTCAGGCGGGCAGGGGATGATACTGGCAGGGATAATAATGGCTGAGGCAGCGGCAATATATGACGGCAAGCAGGCTGTACAGAGCCAGTCTTACGGACCTGAATCAAGGGGCGGCGCATCAAGGAGCGAGGTCATTATCAGTAATGAAGAGATTGATTACCCTAAGGCGACCAGCATTGACGCCATGCTTGCCCTGACACAGGAGGCATGCAACAAATATCACAAAGACATCAAGGACGGCGGCATACTTCTGGTTGACTCTGATGAGGTAAAAAACGTCCCAAAAGGAAATTATAAGGTCTATTCATTTCCTATTATCGCAACAGCAACCAATGTTCTTGGAAAAGGGATAGTAGCAAATATTATCTCCCTTGGCATAATGACAGAGCTGACAAAGATTATATCTGCCGAGTCAATGGAGAAGGCTGTGCTGGCGCGTGTTCCTGCTGCATTTACGGAATTGAACAGGAAGGCCATCCAGTTGGGTTTTGAAAAGGGCGCTGTGCTTAAGCCTGTATAA
- a CDS encoding response regulator transcription factor produces MIRIIIVDDHPIFREGLKKIISESHDIAIADEVSTGRDLLDRLRRNSYDIIILDISLPDMSGLEILGNLQNEKKHPPVLIISMHPEEQYAVAALKTGASGYLTKGSVPDELLTAIRRVSTGRKYISSSLAEKLASDLNKSGEKPAHDTLSDREYQVMVMLASGKSTGDIARQLSLSLPTISTYRSRILRKINLKNNAELIHYAIKNNLV; encoded by the coding sequence ATGATCCGGATTATAATCGTAGACGACCATCCTATTTTCCGTGAGGGACTAAAAAAAATCATCTCGGAATCTCACGATATCGCGATCGCAGATGAGGTAAGCACTGGCAGGGATCTGTTAGACAGACTAAGGAGGAATAGCTACGACATAATAATACTCGACATCTCGCTGCCTGATATGAGCGGACTCGAAATCCTCGGAAACCTGCAGAACGAAAAAAAGCATCCGCCTGTTCTGATAATCAGCATGCACCCTGAAGAACAATATGCAGTGGCCGCATTAAAAACAGGCGCATCAGGCTACCTGACCAAAGGGAGTGTTCCTGATGAATTACTGACAGCAATAAGACGTGTCTCCACCGGGAGGAAATACATCAGTTCATCGCTTGCGGAAAAGCTTGCATCGGATCTCAATAAAAGCGGAGAGAAACCGGCTCACGATACCCTCTCAGACCGGGAGTATCAGGTCATGGTTATGCTCGCATCAGGAAAGTCTACCGGTGATATAGCAAGACAGCTCTCGCTCAGCCTTCCCACTATCAGCACCTACCGCTCCAGAATTTTGAGGAAGATAAACCTTAAGAACAATGCAGAACTGATCCACTATGCAATTAAGAATAACCTGGTATGA
- a CDS encoding type II toxin-antitoxin system HicA family toxin — MPRLTPISWKILKCIFEEAGFVHNRTEGSHMVLEKDGVRRPIIIPKYDEIGLDIIKSCMRTADMSREEYFKLLEKCR, encoded by the coding sequence TTGCCACGTCTAACCCCTATATCCTGGAAGATACTGAAATGTATCTTTGAAGAGGCTGGTTTTGTTCATAACAGGACAGAAGGGAGTCATATGGTTCTTGAAAAGGATGGAGTCAGGCGTCCTATTATTATCCCTAAATATGATGAGATCGGTCTTGACATTATTAAGTCCTGTATGCGGACTGCTGATATGAGCAGGGAAGAATATTTTAAGTTGCTGGAGAAATGCAGGTAG
- a CDS encoding 2-oxoacid:acceptor oxidoreductase subunit alpha — translation MQGNEACAEGAFYAGCRFFAGYPITPSTEVMEIAAARLPKMGGVFIQMEDEIASISAIIGGSLGGQKSMTATSGPGFSLMQEGLGFACMAEVPCVIVNVMRSGPSTGFPTGPSQSDVMQARWGTHGDHPAIVLTPASVQELFYETVRAFNLSEQYRMPVILLYDEIVGHMREAITIPAPGEVEVIDRARPSCAPHEYKPYDTYHGDVAPLAAYGDGYRFHVTGLYHGADGFPTNNTKLIEETGQRLLRKVDNNRDKICKNEELYLDDAEIGIFAYGVSAKSAKFAVKELRKKGIKAGLLRPMTIWPFPENAVEELSKQVKTIIVPEMNLGQIVYEVERVAQGRCEVKGVLRADTEPIKPAQIIESITGNGFFTASSKMSELMVDRDMLDG, via the coding sequence ATGCAGGGCAACGAGGCCTGTGCTGAGGGTGCCTTTTATGCCGGGTGCAGATTTTTTGCAGGGTATCCCATTACGCCATCTACAGAGGTGATGGAGATTGCAGCGGCAAGGCTGCCCAAAATGGGTGGGGTCTTCATCCAGATGGAGGATGAAATCGCCAGTATATCTGCAATTATTGGCGGATCACTTGGCGGTCAGAAGTCAATGACTGCTACCAGCGGCCCAGGATTCTCCCTTATGCAGGAGGGGCTTGGTTTTGCCTGTATGGCAGAGGTTCCCTGTGTGATCGTCAATGTAATGAGGAGCGGCCCTTCGACAGGCTTCCCTACAGGGCCGAGCCAGTCAGATGTAATGCAGGCAAGGTGGGGGACTCATGGAGACCATCCGGCTATCGTTCTTACCCCTGCGTCTGTTCAGGAGCTGTTTTATGAAACAGTCAGGGCTTTCAACCTTTCAGAGCAATACCGTATGCCTGTTATCCTTCTCTACGATGAGATTGTCGGCCATATGAGGGAGGCTATAACAATACCAGCACCCGGTGAGGTCGAAGTTATAGATAGGGCAAGACCTTCCTGTGCACCGCATGAATATAAACCCTATGACACTTATCATGGTGATGTTGCCCCGCTTGCAGCATATGGGGACGGATACAGGTTCCATGTTACAGGGCTGTATCATGGGGCGGATGGTTTTCCTACTAATAACACAAAGCTTATAGAAGAAACAGGCCAGCGGCTTTTGAGAAAAGTGGACAATAACAGGGACAAGATCTGCAAAAACGAAGAGCTGTACCTGGATGATGCAGAGATAGGGATATTTGCATATGGCGTTTCTGCAAAATCGGCCAAGTTTGCTGTAAAAGAACTCAGGAAAAAGGGGATTAAAGCAGGTCTGCTGCGCCCGATGACAATATGGCCATTCCCTGAGAATGCAGTGGAAGAGCTTTCAAAGCAGGTCAAGACGATTATAGTACCTGAAATGAATTTAGGGCAGATAGTCTACGAGGTCGAGAGGGTTGCTCAGGGCAGGTGTGAGGTCAAAGGCGTTTTAAGGGCTGATACCGAGCCTATCAAACCTGCACAGATAATTGAGAGCATTACAGGAAACGGATTCTTCACGGCTTCATCAAAGATGTCAGAGCTAATGGTGGACCGGGATATGTTGGACGGTTAA
- a CDS encoding sensor histidine kinase, protein MINTTDKDKQIIFFSILLAVGIFVFDLSTPLGIAAAVPYAVVILLSLWLSKNLHTIIAGCGVTVLTILGILMSPAGEKPSVFLANRLLSVIVIWTAVVFVIKYRHSINVIEEHAAALNQANMDLMKQSEELTLSNEELEKSRRKFRNLTAHLQDLREAEIKYIAAELHDELGGLFTAIKMELSILPTNSSVNPAKMSAAIESLVKLTDTGIETVRRVSTELRPHVLDHFGLISAIQWYMSEFQKRARIRCRCLLSDEDIPMDKSHATAAFRILQEAMTNVARHSEATRVTVEVRKEDSALILKIEDNGIGINEEKINDPFSFGLLGMQERTLYLGGDLKISGAPNKGTRVLATIPLTEKGK, encoded by the coding sequence ATGATTAATACAACTGATAAAGATAAACAGATTATTTTTTTCAGCATCCTCCTGGCAGTTGGAATATTCGTCTTCGATTTGTCAACTCCATTGGGAATAGCTGCGGCTGTCCCTTATGCAGTTGTTATACTGCTTTCCTTATGGTTATCAAAAAACCTGCATACCATCATAGCCGGATGCGGGGTGACTGTTTTAACTATATTGGGCATTTTAATGTCACCAGCCGGCGAAAAGCCTTCTGTTTTTTTAGCAAACCGTCTTCTTTCAGTGATTGTTATCTGGACGGCCGTAGTCTTCGTCATAAAATACAGGCATTCCATCAATGTCATAGAGGAGCATGCTGCAGCCCTCAACCAGGCAAACATGGATTTAATGAAACAGTCTGAGGAATTAACGCTCTCCAACGAGGAGCTTGAAAAATCACGCAGGAAATTCCGAAACCTTACCGCTCATCTGCAGGACCTAAGGGAGGCAGAGATAAAGTATATTGCCGCTGAACTGCATGATGAATTAGGCGGGCTGTTTACAGCTATAAAGATGGAACTATCCATTCTGCCGACGAATTCTTCCGTAAATCCTGCAAAAATGTCTGCAGCAATTGAATCATTAGTAAAACTTACTGACACGGGCATAGAAACAGTACGGCGCGTTTCAACAGAGCTGAGACCTCATGTCCTGGACCATTTTGGCCTCATTTCAGCCATTCAATGGTATATGAGTGAATTTCAAAAAAGGGCCAGGATCCGATGCAGGTGTCTCTTAAGCGACGAAGATATCCCTATGGACAAGAGTCATGCCACTGCGGCCTTCCGCATCCTGCAGGAGGCAATGACAAACGTTGCAAGACATTCCGAAGCCACCAGGGTCACTGTTGAGGTGCGAAAGGAAGACAGCGCTCTGATATTGAAGATAGAAGATAATGGAATAGGAATAAATGAAGAAAAGATAAATGATCCATTTTCCTTTGGATTGCTCGGGATGCAGGAGAGAACATTATATCTTGGCGGAGACCTGAAAATAAGCGGGGCGCCAAACAAGGGAACAAGGGTGCTGGCAACGATCCCACTCACAGAAAAGGGGAAATGA
- a CDS encoding type II toxin-antitoxin system HicB family antitoxin yields the protein MQVIFNVQLPAQVKKSGKYYVSCCPILDVYSQGKTRNKALENLIEALRLFLISCYDRGVLDEVLRDCGFTPVEVKGPVKARPFPKKYESVNVPLPFNLKESRTHCHV from the coding sequence ATGCAGGTCATTTTCAATGTACAGTTACCGGCTCAGGTTAAAAAGAGTGGTAAATATTATGTCTCATGCTGCCCTATCCTGGATGTCTACTCTCAGGGGAAAACCAGAAACAAGGCTCTTGAAAATCTCATCGAGGCCCTCAGGCTATTTCTTATTTCCTGCTACGATAGAGGGGTTCTTGATGAAGTCCTCCGTGATTGCGGGTTCACCCCGGTAGAGGTAAAGGGGCCGGTGAAGGCCCGCCCTTTCCCCAAGAAATACGAAAGTGTCAACGTCCCTCTGCCTTTTAACCTCAAAGAGAGTCGCACACATTGCCACGTCTAA
- a CDS encoding 4Fe-4S binding protein — translation MAVAEKRIFRIEIDPKLCKGCVICVDFCPTNVLSMDGNLCVVKELDACNGCQLCDNRCPDFAIQVFEL, via the coding sequence ATGGCAGTGGCGGAAAAGAGGATTTTCAGGATTGAGATTGACCCTAAGTTATGCAAAGGATGTGTTATATGTGTGGATTTCTGTCCTACAAATGTGCTGTCAATGGATGGGAACCTTTGTGTTGTTAAGGAACTCGATGCGTGTAATGGGTGTCAATTGTGTGATAACCGGTGCCCGGACTTTGCCATCCAGGTATTCGAGCTGTAG
- the rimO gene encoding 30S ribosomal protein S12 methylthiotransferase RimO has translation MKIGLVNLGCPKNQVDSEIMLGLLHDAGFEFTSNEKDAEIIVVNTCGFIDSAKEESITTLIELGRLKTEGKCRLLVAAGCLPQRYKEDLLKEMPEIDVIAGTGSFRDVISICIEFRDKQYRRLKEQRAYLAEPSDFSYELSLPRIRISEVHTAFIKIAEGCDHTCTFCIIPELRGRQRSRSMESIIAEAEKLSSEGVVEINLIAQDSTAYGRDLREPRALARLLKKLASLKGIKWIRILYTYPGSFTNELISVMADEEKVCKYIDMPVQHVSDSILRRMQRGHTKSGIYRTIEKLRSKIPDVVLRTSLIVGFPGETERQFNELKSFVEDVEFDRLGVFTYSHEEGTEAYSMKQQVGEKKRLERQNIIMEIQQGISLRKNQKLIGTRQIVLVDSISKGEEFQMEGRTCGHAPEVDGVVYIKCNSERLPAPGEMVSVRIEDALPYDLAGTVIQA, from the coding sequence ATGAAAATAGGTCTTGTAAATCTTGGATGTCCAAAAAACCAGGTTGATTCGGAAATAATGCTCGGCCTCCTCCATGATGCAGGCTTTGAGTTCACATCAAATGAAAAAGATGCTGAGATCATCGTTGTAAATACCTGCGGCTTCATTGATTCAGCAAAGGAAGAATCCATAACAACCCTGATTGAACTTGGAAGGCTCAAGACAGAAGGGAAATGCAGGCTTCTTGTTGCCGCAGGCTGCCTCCCCCAGAGATATAAGGAAGACCTGTTGAAAGAAATGCCTGAGATTGATGTAATAGCCGGCACCGGTTCGTTCAGGGACGTCATATCAATCTGCATAGAGTTTCGGGATAAACAATACCGGCGTCTTAAAGAACAGAGGGCCTACCTGGCAGAACCGTCTGACTTCAGTTATGAACTATCACTGCCAAGGATCCGGATAAGTGAGGTGCATACTGCCTTTATAAAGATTGCAGAAGGATGTGATCATACCTGTACATTTTGTATTATACCTGAACTGCGGGGCAGACAGAGAAGCCGGAGCATGGAATCAATAATAGCAGAGGCAGAAAAACTTTCATCAGAAGGTGTCGTGGAAATCAACCTGATTGCCCAGGATTCAACTGCATATGGAAGGGATCTGAGAGAACCCCGCGCATTGGCCAGGCTGTTAAAAAAGCTTGCCTCTCTAAAGGGCATCAAATGGATACGCATCCTCTATACGTACCCAGGCTCTTTTACAAATGAACTGATCTCTGTAATGGCAGACGAAGAGAAGGTCTGTAAATATATTGACATGCCTGTCCAGCATGTCAGTGACAGCATACTCAGGAGGATGCAGAGGGGGCACACCAAATCCGGCATATACAGGACGATCGAAAAGCTTCGCAGCAAAATACCTGATGTAGTTCTGCGGACCTCCCTGATAGTCGGGTTCCCGGGAGAAACAGAAAGGCAGTTTAATGAGCTGAAGTCTTTTGTCGAAGACGTGGAGTTTGACAGGCTCGGCGTCTTTACCTATTCTCATGAAGAGGGTACCGAGGCATACTCCATGAAACAGCAGGTTGGAGAAAAAAAGAGGCTTGAGAGGCAAAACATAATAATGGAGATTCAGCAGGGCATATCCCTCAGGAAAAATCAGAAGCTGATCGGCACCAGACAAATTGTCCTGGTGGATAGCATTTCAAAGGGTGAGGAATTTCAGATGGAAGGACGCACCTGCGGCCACGCCCCTGAGGTTGACGGAGTTGTATATATAAAGTGCAATTCAGAGAGACTTCCTGCGCCGGGTGAAATGGTAAGTGTCAGAATCGAAGATGCCCTGCCATACGACCTTGCAGGGACAGTTATACAGGCTTAA
- a CDS encoding 2-oxoacid:ferredoxin oxidoreductase subunit beta, which yields MSTQTEETRPLAKKKKKVPFNYSPYVRGGKLPHIWCPGCGHGIVLKSLLRAIQLSGLSQDDIAMVSGIGCSSRTPGYVDFNTLHTLHGRALAYATGVKLARPKLKVIVTTGDGDALAIGGNHFIHACRRNLDMVVMVYNNSIYGMTSGQSSPTTPQGTTSTTGRYGSIEPTFDTCKLAQAAGATFVARGTAYHFQELEKVLHEAIMHKGTAVIDIIDACPTYYGRFNKYKTPTEMMEKIEKEGTVSVKQAEKMSPQELEGKLLRGIIHKSDRPEYLDEYNRLLERVQKK from the coding sequence ATGAGTACACAGACTGAAGAGACAAGGCCGCTTGCAAAAAAGAAAAAAAAGGTCCCATTTAATTATTCCCCGTACGTAAGGGGAGGAAAACTGCCGCACATCTGGTGTCCGGGGTGCGGACATGGGATAGTATTAAAGAGCCTTCTGCGGGCAATACAGCTTTCAGGTTTGTCTCAGGATGATATCGCAATGGTGTCCGGGATAGGTTGTTCCAGCAGGACACCTGGTTATGTTGATTTTAATACACTCCATACCCTCCATGGCAGGGCACTTGCCTATGCAACAGGCGTAAAGCTTGCCAGACCGAAACTCAAGGTTATAGTGACAACAGGTGACGGAGATGCCCTTGCTATCGGAGGCAATCATTTTATACATGCGTGCAGGCGCAACCTTGACATGGTAGTCATGGTTTACAATAATTCCATATACGGTATGACGAGCGGACAATCATCTCCAACAACGCCGCAGGGAACCACTTCAACAACAGGACGTTATGGGAGCATCGAGCCGACCTTCGATACATGCAAACTTGCTCAGGCAGCAGGGGCAACGTTTGTTGCAAGGGGTACGGCGTATCACTTCCAGGAGCTTGAGAAGGTGCTGCATGAGGCTATAATGCACAAGGGGACTGCAGTCATTGACATTATAGATGCCTGTCCAACATACTATGGAAGGTTTAATAAATATAAGACACCCACAGAGATGATGGAGAAGATTGAGAAGGAAGGCACTGTTTCGGTAAAGCAGGCAGAGAAGATGTCTCCGCAGGAGCTTGAAGGAAAACTGCTGCGTGGCATCATTCATAAATCGGACAGGCCTGAGTATCTTGATGAGTATAACAGGCTGCTCGAGAGGGTGCAGAAGAAATAA